A genomic window from Purpureocillium takamizusanense chromosome 2, complete sequence includes:
- a CDS encoding uncharacterized protein (COG:S~EggNog:ENOG503NY11), translated as MSAVASHPATEPKKLILCFDGTGNTFSGSNANTNVIKLLNKLDRNNPDQFHYYQTGIGTYDINERSINKTFLGEIQSSISQTIDQGIGTTFDAHVIAGYRFLMRYYNSGDKIYMFGFSRGAFTAKFLARMIYTVGLLCKGNEEMVPFAYRLYQRYLAGEVEEFAQAQEKRLKKHKKNQGNGDSSVPVLNGDADSISLLNGDTVQDAGQARHERKVARDEISAFSNTFCRKEQTRHRDGMQETNIKVYFLGIWDYVNSVAVLERKSPIPVPVKGTAYYVRHAVAVDERRVKFKPALLAQDIRATSDQDEDIKEVWFPGCHGDVGGGWPAVADHPLDSNQEMTLWQRIKNFWTTRRAKEPSGDVGHDPFQMSDVPLAWMISELELVGEKDPSAAVKWSNNVNGFKKRFRKKKTKAINGLIHDSLSFGYGTGFFKVLLWKFMGRIATVEPVVQVQEVTDPDHQTFAFAKASSE; from the exons ATGTCTGCCGTCGCCTCACACCCAGCCACCGAGCCGAAGAAGCTCATTCTCTGTTTCGATGGCACTGGCAACACTTTCAGTGGATCCAATGCTAACACCAATGTTATCAAGCTTCTTAATAAGCTAGATCGCAACAATCCGGACCAGTTCCATTATTATCAAA CGGGTATCGGCACGTATGATATCAATGAGCGATCTATCAACAAGACGTTTCTAGGGGAGATCCAAAGCTCCATCTCCCAGACTATCGATCAAGGGATCGGTACCACCTTTGACGCTCACGTCATAGCTGGCTACCGATTTCTGATGCGCTACTACAACTCG GGAGACAAGATCTACATGTTCGGGTTTAGCCGCGGAGCCTTCACAGCAAAATTTCTCGCCCGGATGATCTACACCGTCGGCCTGCTCTGCAAGGGCAACGAAGAGATGGTTCCCTTTGCGTATCGCCTGTACCAACGCTATCTCGCCGGCGAAGTGGAGGAGTTCGCCCAGGCTCAAGAGAAACGTCTCAAAAAACACAAGAAAAATCAGGGGAACGGGGATTCATCGGTTCCAGTTCTCAATGGGGATGCAGATTCCATTTCACTCCTCAATGGAGACACTGTACAGGATGCCGGACAGGCCCGCCACGAGCGAAAGGTGGCTCGCGACGAGATTTCCGCGTTCAGTAACACCTTCTGCCGCAAGGAGCAGACAAGGCACCGCGACGGGATGCAAGAGACCAACATCAAGGTATATTTCCTCGGCATCTGGGACTATGTCAACTCGGTTGCCGTCCTGGAGCGGAAGTCGCCCATCCCCGTACCGGTCAAGGGGACGGCGTACTACGTTCGccacgccgtggccgtcgatgAGCGTCGGGTCAAATTCAAGCCCGCGCTCCTTGCCCAGGACATCCGCGCCACGTCCGACCAGGACGAAGACATCAAGGAGGTCTGGTTCCCAggctgccacggcgacgtaggcggcggctggcccgccgtcgccgaccaccCTCTAGACTCCAACCAGGAGATGACACTGTGGCAGCGAATCAAGAACTTCTGGACCACGCGCCGCGCCAAGGAGCCCAGCGGGGATGTCGGCCATGATCCGTTCCAGATGAGCGACGTGCCACTGGCCTGGATGATCAGCGAACTGGAGCTCGTGGGTGAGAAGGACCCATCAGCCGCGGTCAAGTGGTCCAATAACGTCAACGGCTTCAAGAAGCGCTTcagaaagaagaagacgaaggcCATCAATGGTCTGATACATGACTCGCTCAGCTTCGGCTACGGTACTGGGTTCTTCAAGGTCTTGCTCTGGAAGTTCATGG GGCGCATCGCGACAGTTGAGCCAGTTGTACAGGTGCAGGAGGTTACCGACCCAGACCACCAGACGTTTGCTTTTGCCAAGGCTTCCAGCGAGTAG
- a CDS encoding uncharacterized protein (COG:S~EggNog:ENOG503NWZ7), with protein sequence MSFTEKFQAGEAYGDPQRESSNFFADPTKLVELIKGLLQKGEPLDDKKGTTELLIGILTSLPSTSSTRTKLTNKLIDTLWDNLQHPPLSYVGGDVKYEVINSEGPIYKEKPKPYDSIEFKAPDSDIILRERVPESPDGLYQYRMPDGSFNNILQPNLGKAGTPYAKTIRTVKRL encoded by the exons ATGTCCTTTACCGAGAAGTTCCAGGCTGGCGAAGCATATGGTGATCCGCAGAGGGAATCATCCAACTTCTTCGCCGACCCCACTAAG CTGGTTGAGCTCATCAAGGGGTTGCTGCAGAAAGGAGAGCCCCTCGATGACAAGAAGGG TACAACCGAGCTTTTAATTGGCATCCTCACCTCCCTTCCCTCTACGTCTAGCACTCGAACCAAGCTCACCAACAAACTCATTGACACCCTTTGGGACAATCTTCAACACCCGCCCCTTAGTTATGTTGGTGGCGATGTCAAATATGAGGTCATTAACTCGGAAGGGCCTATCTACAAGGAAAAGCCGAAGCCATACGACTCGATCGAGTTCAAGGCTCCAGATAGCGATATTATATTGCGAGAGAGAGTCCCTGAATCTCCAGATGGCCTGTACCAATATAGGATGCCTGACGGAAGCTTTAACAATATCCTCCAGCCCAACCTGGGCAAGGCTGGCACTCCTTACGCTAAGACAATTAGAACCGTCAAACGCCTCTAA
- a CDS encoding uncharacterized protein (COG:S~EggNog:ENOG503NWZ7~TransMembrane:1 (o13-31i)) → MAREESTFEENKAGISSMLFYHASIIIYDIFRTNRENMNKSDTLSYLDLAPLYGSSLRD, encoded by the coding sequence ATGGCCCGCGAGGAGAGCACTTTTGAGGAGAACAAGGCCGGCATCTCGTCCATGCTCTTCTACCACGCTTCCATTATTATATACGATATCTTCCGCACTAACCGCGAAAATATGAACAAGTCCGACACGTTATCGTATCTTGACTTGGCCCCGCTGTACGGCTCGTCTCTCCGCGATTAG
- a CDS encoding uncharacterized protein (COG:S~EggNog:ENOG503NWZ7): MKEGRLKPDTFHEKRLLGQPAGVNVMLVLYSRFHNYVCDILLKINENGRFTLACTPESSAEDKAKAVAKQDHDIFNTARLIVGGLYVNICLHDYLRAITNTHHSKSDWTLDPRVDIGKQYDGEGVPRGVGNQVSVEFNLLYRFYACILKKDEGWINNFFLKLFPGRKPEEFENVSWTELGQALARFEESIPKDPSVRTFDGLERQNDGTFKDEDLVRILKEAMEDPAGRFGARMVPKALKIVEFFGLKRYETFTDINSDKNIADILEKLYSDLDMVELYPGLIIEDIKPVRNAGSGICPIYSVGRAVLSDAVTLYTLDDPKAPPRPVVVFTAQSIKHVLDNPKQFVVPWLQPISALFPGKKDLGWFMLAGDQPRNLAHRSSVVSAMMKIPNMRDAVYEFVARVGSKLIEKETFTLAKGLN, translated from the exons ATGAAGGAAGGTCGGCTGAAGCCCGACACCTTCCACGAGAAgcggctcctcggccagccggcgggcgtcaaCGTCATGCTGGTTCTCTATAGCCGCTTCCATAACTATGTGTGCGATATACTACTCAAGATCAACGAGAACGGCCGCTTTACTCTTGCCTGCACTCCTGAATCTAGCGCTGaagacaaggccaaggctgtGGCAAAGCAGGATCACGACATCTTCAACACCGCCCGCCTTATCGTTGGTGGTCTCTACGTCAACATCTGCCTACATGACTACTTGCGCGCCATTACCAATACCCACCATTCCAAGAGTGACTGGACCTTGGACCCTCGGGTGGACATTGGCAAGCAGtatgacggcgagggcgtcccTCGTGGCGTGGGCAACCAGGTCAGCGTCGAGTTTAATCTCCTGTACCGCTTTTACGCGTGCATATTAAAGAAGGACGAGGGGTGGATTAACAACTTCTTCCTCAAGCTCTTCCCTGGACGGAAGCCAGAGGAGTTCGAGAACGTCAGCTGGACCGAGCTGGGTCAGGCTCTGGCGAGATTTGAGGAGAGCATTCCGAAGGATCCTAGCGTCCGCACGTTCGACGGCCTGGAGCGCCAGAACGACGGCACCTTCAAGGACGAGGATCTCGTGCGCATCCTTAAGGAGGCCATGGAAGACCCGGCGGGCAGGTTTGGCGCTCGGATGGTGCCCAAGGCGCTGAAGatcgtcgag TTCTTCGGACTCAAGCGCTACGAGACGTTTACCGACATTAATTCCGACAAGAATATCGCCGATATTCTCGAAAAGCTCTACTCGGACCTAGATATGGTCGAGCTGTACCCCGGCCTCATTATCGAAGACATCAAGCCCGTTCGCAACGCCGGCAGTGGCATCTGCCCAATATACTCGGTCGGCCGGGCAGTGCTCTCGGATGCCGTCACGCTT TACACTCTGGACGATCCTAAGGCTCCGCCCCGACCCGTCGTTGTCTTCACCGCGCAGTCTATTAAGCATGTCCTCGACAACCCAAAGCAGTTCGTTGTGCCGTGGCTGCAGCCTATCAGCGCCCTGTTTCCCGGAAAGAAGGATCTGGGATGGTTcatgctggcgggcgaccaGCCTCGCAACCTGGCACACCGGTCTAGCGTTGTTAGTGCCATGATGAAGATACCCAACATGCGCGACGCCGTATACGAGTTCGTCGCGCGTGTCGGCTCGAAGCTCATCGAGAAGGAGACCTTCACACTCGCAAAGGGCCTTAACTAG
- a CDS encoding uncharacterized protein (COG:S~EggNog:ENOG503NWZ7), whose translation MIETTRRLVDEVAASHGLGFGIANAISNVVTRKVHIKKGSLRSCGLKLVEELLGIGVPVTAFYEILEYLLRPENATIWSDIQNLAEKGNDATLHAYVIEAQRLTSMQRNVRIATQPAELEGKKVLPGNAVVMMLGEAGRNPEEVQNANNFDPSRKTNDVSSFSYGQHECIAKDVALAFITGLVKLVANLKQLRPAPGQMGLVKTIRVGSEKAYLNDSWSYLGFDASTWKLHFDGHGKGNFEGEREPMNPMGLNQYYYLLQKRKEDLLN comes from the exons atgATCGAGACGACCCGtaggctcgtcgacgaggttgccGCGAGTCACGGCTTGGGCTTCGGCATCGCGAACGCCATCTCTAATGTCGTTACCCGCAAGGTTCACATTAAGAAGGGTTCCCTCCGGTCCTGTGGCCTGAAGCTTGTGGAGGAGCTGTTGG GCATCGGAGTGCCCGTCACGGCG TTCTACGAGATCCTTGAGTACTTGCTCCGTCCAGAAAATGCGACCATCTGGTCCGATATCCAGAATCTCGCCGAGAAGGGCAACGACGCTACCCTCCACGCGTACGTTATCGAGGCCCAGCGTCTTACGAGCATGCAGCGCAACGTGCGCATCGCCACGCAGCCCGCAgagctcgagggcaagaAAGTTCTGCCGGGTAATGCGGTTGTCATGATGCTT ggcgaggccggccgcaACCCTGAAGAGGTGCAAAACGCGAACAATTTTGACCCCAGCCGCAAGACGAATGACGTGAGCTCCTTCAGCTATGGCCAACATGAATGCATTGCCAAGGATGTGGCGCTCGCATTCATCACTGGCCTAGTGAAGCTCGTCGCCAATCTCAAGCAGCTCCGTCCCGCCCCCGGCCAGATGGGCCTGGTCAAGACCATTCGTGTGGGCTCGGAGAAGGCCTACCTGAACGACAGCTGGTCCTATCTTGGCTTCGATGCTAGCA CCTGGAAGCTCCATttcgacggccacggcaaggGTAACTtcgagggggagagagagcccaTGAACCCCATGGGTCTGAACCAGTACTATTATCTGTTACAGAAGCGCAAGGAAGACCTGTTGAACTAA
- a CDS encoding Glycerophosphodiester phosphodiesterase (COG:C~EggNog:ENOG501RYTR): protein MNRLRVAPGNVRIAAHRGHSIGAPENTLAAFRRAFEIGGRGVTCETDLALTKDGELVLMHDPTVDRTTNGHGLVRHMNHSEISKLDAGAWFSHEYVGERVPRLKDAILLARELGILYQVELKVYDQNDTIFQKLKELIDELHCTELLQFSSFDFAQLRDLKEAIPAIPTVALSYSRFIDPASLARQANVDAVNIEMQHFPSGEVHQLREKGFAVFLFIPRQESLAKLKSYGVDVEAQVISWVREGLLDQIVSDDVAQTTRIKAQAGN, encoded by the coding sequence ATGAACCGCCTCCGAGTGGCGCCCGGTAATGTCCGGATTGCAGCGCATCGTGGTCACAGCATCGGGGCACCTGAGAATACCTTGGCCGCCTTCCGCAGGGCCTTTGAGATTGGTGGCAGAGGCGTCACTTGCGAGACGGATCTGGCACTCACCAAAGATGGCGAGCTGGTCTTGATGCACGATCCGACCGTGGATCGAACCACGAATGGCCACGGGCTCGTTCGGCATATGAATCATTCGGAAATTTCCAagctcgatgccggcgcctGGTTCAGCCACGAATATGTTGGAGAACGCGTCCCAAGGCTGAAGGATGCTATCCTCCTGGCTCGCGAACTCGGTATCCTTTATCAGGTTGAGCTCAAGGTCTATGATCAAAATGACACAATATTCCAGAAACTGAAGGAGCTCATTGACGAACTACACTGCACCGAGCTTTTACAGTTCTCCTCGTTTGACTTTGCTCAATTGAGGGATCTCAAAGAGGCCATTCCCGCCATTCCCACGGTCGCACTGTCATACTCGCGATTCATCGACCCCGCCTCCTTGGCACGACAAGCCAACGTTGACGCTGTCAATATCGAAATGCAGCATTTCCCCAGCGGCGAAGTTCACCAACTGCGAGAGAAAGGGTTTGCAGTTTTCCTCTTCATTCCAAGGCAAGAGTCGCTCGCAAAGCTCAAGTCGTACGGGGTGGATGTCGAAGCTCAGGTCATTAGCTGGGTTCGGGAGGGCTTGTTGGACCAAATCGTCAGCGATGACGTTGCACAGACGACCAGGATCAAAGCTCAGGCAGGGAATTGA
- a CDS encoding uncharacterized protein (COG:P~TransMembrane:2 (i124-146o152-170i)~EggNog:ENOG503Q0V9), which produces MDNPKDSEEPHLSHQDLIADIEEMTSKDHELTMIQALKVYPKAIAWSAVLSAALIMDGYDFKLFGLLLAQPAFNKKYGTLQPNGTYQISAAWQSGITNGSNIGQMVGLYLAGYLSDRLGFRRSIMITLLMIPCIIFIEFFAPSLVVLEIGQILLGVPLGIMETITCVYAVEVAPTCLRPLLTSYVSQNWVIGQAVAACVLRGVLDVDAPWSYRIPFAV; this is translated from the exons ATGGACAACCCGAAGGATTCCGAGGAGCCTCATCTCTCCCACCAAGACTTGATAGCAGACATTGAGGAGATGACAAGCAAGGACCATGAATTAACCATGATTCAGGCGCTGAAGGTGTACCCCAAAGCCATTGCCTGGAGTGCAGTCTTGTCAGCAGCCTTAATTATGGACGGCTACGACTTCAAGCTCTTCGGACTTCTTCTGGCACAACCTGCCTTCAACAAGAAATACGGAACCCTTCAGCCAAACGGGACATATCAGATTTCCGCCGCATGGCAATCCGGCATTACGAATGGGTCGAATATTGGACAGATGGTTGGCCTGTACCTAGCTGGCTACTTGAGCGACAGATTGGGATTCCGCAGGAGCATCATGATAACATTACTCATGATACCATGCATCATTTTCATCGAATTCTTCGCGCCGAGTCTAGTGGTTCTAGAAATTGGGCAAATTCTCTTGG GCGTCCCCTTGGGTATCATGGAAACCATCACTTGCGTCTACGCTGTCGAGGTGGCTCCGACTTGTTTACGACCACTCTTGACTAGCTACGTGAGCCAAAACTGG GTCATTGGACAGGCCGTAGCTGCGTGCGTTCTCCGGGGTGTTCTCGACGTAGATGCCCCTTGGTCATACAGGATCCCTTTTGCTGTATAG